The DNA sequence CAGGCAATGCATTGTGCGGAAACGGCAGATCGGGGTCCATCGAGATGGAGGTCTCGAACGCACGCAGCGCCCGATCATAGTCGCTCATCTGGTAGTACACCCAGGCGAGATTGTTGTAGATGATGGCCACGTCGGGATCGTGCTCGACGGCGCGCTTGTACTCGACCACGGCCTTCTCGAGACGGCCCTGCTTCTGCAGCATGTTGCCGAGATAGAAGTGATTGGACCCCACATCCGGATCGAGCGCAATGGACCGGCGCAGATGACGCTCGGCCTGTTCTGACTTGCCCAGGCTGTCGCTCACGAGCCCCAGGTAGAAGTGTAGCTCCGGGTGCGCGCGGTTCAGCTTTAGCGCCGCCTGGAGGTTGCGCTCTGCATCTTCGTGAAGGCCCATGCGATAGAACGCCTTGCCGCTCTTGAACCCCCGGATGAACGCCAGCTTGCGACGCTCTTCCACCGTCTCGCTTCGTCGGCGAGGAACCCCGGACTCACCGGTGTCGAGAAGACGCTCGCGAGCGGAGCGCAGCAGCGCATCGTGCTCATCATCGCGATCATTCTTCGGCCGAGCGTGAGGTGGTGTGAGGGGATACTGACCATAATCTGCGCGCGTGAGCTCTTCGAGATCGTACTCCTCGTACTCATCTTCCAAGGCCTCTTCCTCGGCGTCTCCAGCCTCGGAACCAGCGGTCTGGCGGCGCGTGAGATCGTCGAGGAGGGAGCGCGCGGTGGTCTCGCCGTCATCGGCAGTGGAGACCTGCTCCTCACGAAAGGTGACACGATGCGCGCGCAGCGTCTTGCGCACCCGCTCGCTCGCGATGGCCGCCATCTCGTACTCGCCGCTGAGCGAGAGCCCGACAACTTCGCCCTCCTCGAGCACGAGGGAGGCACGCACGTCGAGGGCGCCTGCGCGGAGCGACTCAACGATCTGCTCCGCAATGACGCGAAGGCCGTCCTGCGCGAGGCCAGGTGGAATGATGAACGTGAAGTGGACGGTTCTCAACGGCTGACCTCCGGGCACTGCCC is a window from the Pseudomonadota bacterium genome containing:
- a CDS encoding tetratricopeptide repeat protein gives rise to the protein MRTVHFTFIIPPGLAQDGLRVIAEQIVESLRAGALDVRASLVLEEGEVVGLSLSGEYEMAAIASERVRKTLRAHRVTFREEQVSTADDGETTARSLLDDLTRRQTAGSEAGDAEEEALEDEYEEYDLEELTRADYGQYPLTPPHARPKNDRDDEHDALLRSARERLLDTGESGVPRRRSETVEERRKLAFIRGFKSGKAFYRMGLHEDAERNLQAALKLNRAHPELHFYLGLVSDSLGKSEQAERHLRRSIALDPDVGSNHFYLGNMLQKQGRLEKAVVEYKRAVEHDPDVAIIYNNLAWVYYQMSDYDRALRAFETSISMDPDLPFPHNALPACTRRWVRFPMRSPHFEKPSSSTPATPPPT